DNA from Sulfurimonas gotlandica GD1:
TATGATGATGAAAGCACAACAACAACTCTCACGAGAAACACAAGAAGCCGTTCTAGGAAAAGAAACATACAAAAACGAAGCGGATAAAAGCAACAACACCCAAACAGGCGTAACTGAACTAGATATTCCTGCCTGAACTATTAACTAATGTAAGGACTAATAAAATACCCACCTGCTAATATAATAACAGATGCGTAAAAAAGTTGTATTTCAACTATTTCTATAAATATTTTTAACATACATAACTCCTAAGCTTCTTGGTTAATGATAGAAAAACCTAAATCATGCATAGCTTTATCTACCATTTCTGTAGCAGCTTGCATAGTTTTTTGAGATATTTCAGGAAGCTCTCCTCCCCACATGTTCTCAGCATCTTTAAATCCTTGCAACATTCCTTCTCTACCTGCACGAAGTCTCTCTTCATCTCCACCTGCACCATTGATAACAAAGTTTGCTATACGCTCAGAAGTCTGTTTAATTCCAAAGATTCCATCTTCACTAACAAGTTCAGCTGCTTCTTCTTGAGACAGCTCAGCTATTGGCTTGCCCTCATAGCCTATGTCACCCAAAAAACTCTGAAAATCTTCATATAGCGAAGTGAAATCATCTTTCTTACTAGCTAAAGTACTTTGAATAGTAGTAGAACTTAACATCATTTCCCGAGCATTCTTCGCTATCTGCCCTTTAAGCTCAGCAACCTCTTCTTTTGATATTTTCTCTGTAAAGTTTGTTTTTATCCCTGCGCTATTTTGGCTTGCTTGTATATTTGGCATTTTTGATGATATTTCCATAACACATCCTTTCACTATATATATAGTATATATATCGACAAATTGGTGAAAATTTGAAAATTTTATATTTATTGTGTATTTCAAAAAAAATAAGATATAATACTTCCGATGAAAGATGAGGCTCGAGTTCATCTTTAGTGTAATATTGTGTTTTGCTCAATTGTAACCTAAAGACTCTCCAATTTTTGACTCCACTTCTCTCACGAAGTGATATTTTAATACAGAGGTATTGCAATGGCAGAATTACTAGACGGTTCAGTTAAATGGTTTAATGAAGAAAAAGGTTATGGATTTATCCAACAAGATAATGGCGGACAAGATGTATTTGTACACTTTCGTCAAGTAAACCACACAGGTGGTGGTCGTGTTTCTCTTGCTGAAGGGCAAAAAGTTACATATGAAGTAGGCGAAGGTCAAAAAGGCCCTCAAGCTGAAAACGTAACTCCACTTTAGTAA
Protein-coding regions in this window:
- a CDS encoding cold-shock protein, with translation MAELLDGSVKWFNEEKGYGFIQQDNGGQDVFVHFRQVNHTGGGRVSLAEGQKVTYEVGEGQKGPQAENVTPL